A section of the Trichomycterus rosablanca isolate fTriRos1 chromosome 6, fTriRos1.hap1, whole genome shotgun sequence genome encodes:
- the LOC134316236 gene encoding trypsin-4-like, with amino-acid sequence MLLKLENVHQQWRSQLPTIGLPANPCTAPPINQQVTIYGWMDARIINQTTHEMESIDAGRLRYAKPNVSNCGPFKKRMWWQYYWKKYPLDGHFICFNYTHVASNPGDSGGSLVWNGTLHGVLSWGMDYFEQDNQSGYMNICHQGYRDWIDHTITKP; translated from the exons ATGCTACTGAAACTGGAGAATGTTCATCAGCAATGGCGCAGTCAGTTACCCACTATCGGTCTGCCTGCCAACCCGTGCACTGCACCACCTATAAATCAGCAAGTGactatatatggatggatggatgcacgTATTATTAATCAAACAACACACGAGATGG AGTCTATAGATGCAGGTAGGCTTCGATATGCAAAACCTAATGTGAGCAATTGTGGTCCTTTTAAAAAACGAATGTGGTGGCAATATTACTGGAAAAAATATCCTCTAGATGGTCATTTTATTTGCTTCAATTATACACACGTTGCTTCCAATCCG GGTGACTCCGGCGGGAGCCTCGTCTGGAATGGAACGCTCCATGGAGTGTTAAGCTGGGGCATGGATTATTTTGAACAGGATAATCAGTCAGGCTATATGAATATCTGCCACCAGGGCTACAGAGACTGGATCGATCATACAATTACAAAGCCGTGA